One region of Camelina sativa cultivar DH55 chromosome 6, Cs, whole genome shotgun sequence genomic DNA includes:
- the LOC104793070 gene encoding calcium-transporting ATPase 4, plasma membrane-type-like isoform X2: MSNLLRDFEVDAKNPSLEARQRWRSSVSIVKNRTRRFRNIRDLDKLADYENKRHQIQEKIRVAFYVQKAALQFIDAVARPEYKLSDEVKGAGFSIEADELSSMVRKNDTKSLLHKGGVEEIAKKVSVSLSEGIRSSEVPTREKIYGENRYTEKPARSFFMFVWEALHDITLIILMVCAAVSIGVGVATEGFPQGMYDGTGILLSILLVVMVTAISDYKQSLQFRDLDREKKKIIVQVTRDGNRQEISIHDLVVGDVVHLSIGNQVPADGIFISGYNLEIDESSLSGESEPSHVSREKPFLLSGTKVQNGSGKMLVTSVGMRTEWGKLMETLVDGGEDETPLQVKLNGVATIIGKIGLSFAVLTFLVLCIRFVLEKATSGSFTNWSSEDALTLLDYFAISVTIIVVAVPEGLPLAVTLSLAFAMKKLMSDRALVRHLAACETMGSSTCICTDKTGTLTTNHMVVNKVWICDKVQERQEGSGESFQLELPEEVQSILLQGIFQNTGSEVVKDKDGTTQILGSPTERAILEFGLLLGGDFGAQRKEHKILKIDPFNSDKKKMSVLIALPRGGARAFCKGASEIVLKMCENVVDSSGESVPLNEERITSISDIIEGFASEALRTLCLVYKDLDEAPSGDLPDGGYTMIAVVGIKDPVRPGVREAVQTCQAAGITVRMVTGDNISTAKAIAKECGIFTEGGLAIEGSEFRDLSPHEMRNIIPKIQVMARSLPLDKHTLVSNLRKIGEVVAVTGDGTNDAPALHEADIGLAMGIAGTEVAKENADVIIMDDNFKTIVNVARWGRAVYINIQKFVQFQLTVNVVALIINFVSACITGSAPLTAVQLLWVNMIMDTLGALALATEPPNEGLMKRAPIARTSSFITKTMWRNIAGQSVYQLIVLGILNFAGKSILKLDGPDSTAILNTVIFNSFVFCQVFNEINSREIEKINVFKGMFSSWVFTWVMTVTVVFQVIIVEFLGAFASTVPLSWQHWLLSILIGSLSMIVAVILKCIPVESCDHHDGYDLLPSGPSSSNSA, from the exons ATGTCTAATTTGCTAAGGGATTTCGAGGTGGACGCTAAGAACCCGTCGCTGGAAGCTCGTCAGCGATGGAGGTCGTCCGTCTCTATCGTGAAGAACCGTACTCGTCGTTTTCGTAACATCCGGGATCTCGATAAGCTCGCTGACTACGAGAACAAGAGGCACCAGATCCAG GAAAAAATCCGAGTTGCTTTCTACGTTCAAAAGGCAGCTCTTCAATTCATTGATG CTGTTGCTAGGCCGGAATACAAGCTCAGTGATGAGGTTAAGGGGGCCGGATTTTCTATTGAAGCAGATGAACTTTCATCTATGGTTCGCAAAAATGACACTAAGAGCTTGTTACACAAAGGTGGAGTTGAAGAAATTGCTAAGAAAGTATCTGTATCTCTCTCTGAAGGCATTCGTTCGAGTGAAGTGCCTACCAGGGAAAAGATATATGGAGAAAATCGTTACACTGAGAAACCAGCCAGAtctttctttatgtttgtttggGAAGCGCTCCATGACATAACCCTTATCATCCTTATGGTGTGCGCTGCGGTATCGATAGGCGTGGGTGTTGCCACAGAAGGATTTCCACAGGGAATGTATGATGGGACGGGGATTTTGCTAAGTATACTCTTGGTTGTCATGGTTACTGCAATCAGTGATTACAAGCAATCTTTGCAGTTCAGAGACTTggatcgagagaagaagaagattattgtCCAGGTCACCAGAGATGGGAACAGACAAGAAATCTCCATTCATGACTTGGTCGTTGGAGATGTAGTTCATCTATCTATTGGGAATCAGGTTCCAGCTGATGGGATTTTTATATCTGGATACAACTTGGAGATAGACGAGTCAAGCTTATCGGGCGAGAGTGAACCGTCACATGTGAGTAGAGAGAAGCCTTTTCTGCTTTCAGGAACCAAAGTTCAAAACGGTTCTGGAAAAATGCTGGTGACATCAGTTGGTATGAGGACTGAGTGGGGAAAATTGATGGAAACGCTGGTTGATGGTGGAGAAGATGAGACTCCTCTGCAGGTGAAGCTCAATGGGGTTGCAACAATAATTGGTAAGATCGGTCTAAGCTTTGCTGTGCTTACGTTTCTGGTATTGTGCATAAGGTTTGTCTTGGAGAAAGCAACATCTGGTAGCTTCACCAACTGGTCATCTGAAGATGCACTGACGCTACTTGACTACTTTGCAATCTCGGTAACTATCATTGTCGTTGCCGTACCCGAAGGTTTGCCACTGGCAGTGACCTTAAGTTTGGCATTTGCTATGAAGAAGCTGATGAGTGACAGGGCACTTGTGAGACATCTTGCTGCATGCGAGACCATGGGTTCTTCTACTTGCATCTGCACTGACAAGACAGGGACCTTGACTACTAATCACATGGTGGTCAACAAAGTATGGATCTGTGATAAGGTTCAAGAGAGGCAAGAGGGAAGTGGAGAAAGCTTTCAGTTAGAACTACCAGAAGAAGTTCAGAGTATTCTTTTGCAGGGCATATTTCAGAACACTGGTTCTGAAGTTGTTAAGGATAAAGATGGAACCACTCAGATCCTAGGATCCCCGACGGAAAGAGCAATACTCGAATTCGGTTTGCTTTTAGGTGGTGATTTTGGCGCACAACGCAAAGAGCATAAGATACTCAAGATTGATCCGTTCAATTCagacaagaagaaaatgtcTGTTCTTATAGCTCTTCCTAGAGGTGGTGCACGAGCTTTCTGCAAAGGCGCATCTGAAATAGTGTTGAAAATGTGCGAGAATGTTGTGGATTCGAGTGGAGAATCTGTTCCACTGAATGAAGAACGGATTACGAGTATCTCTGATATCATAGAGGGTTTTGCTTCAGAGGCTCTGAGGACTCTCTGCTTGGTTTACAAAGATCTAGATGAAGCTCCTAGTGGAGATCTCCCTGATGGAGGCTATACAATGATAGCAGTTGTTGGTATCAAAGATCCAGTACGTCCGGGTGTTAGGGAAGCCGTTCAGACTTGTCAAGCTGCTGGAATCACTGTCCGTATGGTCACTGGAGATAACATAAGCACAGCCAAAGCAATTGCTAAAGAATGTGGCATATTTACTGAAGGAGGTTTAGCTATAGAAGGTTCAGAATTCCGGGATTTGTCTCCTCACGAAATGAGGAACATTATCCCCAAAATTCAG GTAATGGCTCGGTCTCTGCCACTGGACAAACATACGTTAGTCAGCAACTTGAGGAAAATCGGAGAGGTAGTTGCAGTGACTGGGGATGGGACAAACGATGCTCCTGCATTGCATGAAGCAGACATTGGACTTGCAATGGGAATAGCTGGAACAGAG GTTGCAAAAGAGAATGCTGATGTGATCATCATGGACGATAACTTTAAAACAATAGTAAATGTAGCTAG ATGGGGACGTGctgtatatataaacattcaAAAGTTTGTTCAGTTCCAGCTAACGGTTAATGTTGTCGCTCTGATCATCAACTTCGTCTCTGCTTGCATCACAG GATCTGCTCCACTCACTGCTGTGCAACTGCTTTGGGTCAACATGATCATGGACACACTCGGTGCATTGGCTCTAGCAACAGAACCTCCCAATGAAGGTTTAATGAAACGTGCACCAATCGCTAGAACTTCTAGCTTCATCACCAAAACCATGTGGAGAAACATAGCCGGTCAAAGCGTTTACCAGTTGATTGTCTTGGGAATTCTCAATTTCGCAGGCAAGTCAATTCTCAAACTTGATGGGCCTGACTCCACAGCCATTCTCAACACAGTCATCTTCAACTCCTTTGTCTTTTGCCAG GTATTCAATGAGATCAATAGCCGGGAGATAGAGAAGATAAATGTGTTCAAAGGAATGTTCAGTAGCTGGGTCTTCACATGGGTAATGACAGTGACGGTTGTGTTCCAAGTGATCATAGTAGAGTTTCTTGGAGCATTTGCTAGCACCGTTCCGCTGAGCTGGCAACATTGGTTATTATCAATCTTGATAGGATCATTGAGCATGATTGTAGCGGTTATCCTCAAATGCATACCAGTGGAGTCTTGTGACCATCACGATGGCTACGACCTGCTTCCTTCTGGtccttcttcttccaactcTGCCTGA
- the LOC104793070 gene encoding calcium-transporting ATPase 4, plasma membrane-type-like isoform X1, which translates to MSNLLRDFEVDAKNPSLEARQRWRSSVSIVKNRTRRFRNIRDLDKLADYENKRHQIQEKIRVAFYVQKAALQFIDAVARPEYKLSDEVKGAGFSIEADELSSMVRKNDTKSLLHKGGVEEIAKKVSVSLSEGIRSSEVPTREKIYGENRYTEKPARSFFMFVWEALHDITLIILMVCAAVSIGVGVATEGFPQGMYDGTGILLSILLVVMVTAISDYKQSLQFRDLDREKKKIIVQVTRDGNRQEISIHDLVVGDVVHLSIGNQVPADGIFISGYNLEIDESSLSGESEPSHVSREKPFLLSGTKVQNGSGKMLVTSVGMRTEWGKLMETLVDGGEDETPLQVKLNGVATIIGKIGLSFAVLTFLVLCIRFVLEKATSGSFTNWSSEDALTLLDYFAISVTIIVVAVPEGLPLAVTLSLAFAMKKLMSDRALVRHLAACETMGSSTCICTDKTGTLTTNHMVVNKVWICDKVQERQEGSGESFQLELPEEVQSILLQGIFQNTGSEVVKDKDGTTQILGSPTERAILEFGLLLGGDFGAQRKEHKILKIDPFNSDKKKMSVLIALPRGGARAFCKGASEIVLKMCENVVDSSGESVPLNEERITSISDIIEGFASEALRTLCLVYKDLDEAPSGDLPDGGYTMIAVVGIKDPVRPGVREAVQTCQAAGITVRMVTGDNISTAKAIAKECGIFTEGGLAIEGSEFRDLSPHEMRNIIPKIQVMARSLPLDKHTLVSNLRKIGEVVAVTGDGTNDAPALHEADIGLAMGIAGTEVAKENADVIIMDDNFKTIVNVARWGRAVYINIQKFVQFQLTVNVVALIINFVSACITGSAPLTAVQLLWVNMIMDTLGALALATEPPNEGLMKRAPIARTSSFITKTMWRNIAGQSVYQLIVLGILNFAGKSILKLDGPDSTAILNTVIFNSFVFCQVFNEINSREIEKINVFKGMFSSWVFTWVMTVTVVFQVIIVEFLGAFASTVPLSWQHWLLSILIGSLSMIVAVILKCIPVESCDHHDGYDLLPSGPSSSNSA; encoded by the exons ATGTCTAATTTGCTAAGGGATTTCGAGGTGGACGCTAAGAACCCGTCGCTGGAAGCTCGTCAGCGATGGAGGTCGTCCGTCTCTATCGTGAAGAACCGTACTCGTCGTTTTCGTAACATCCGGGATCTCGATAAGCTCGCTGACTACGAGAACAAGAGGCACCAGATCCAG GAAAAAATCCGAGTTGCTTTCTACGTTCAAAAGGCAGCTCTTCAATTCATTGATG CTGTTGCTAGGCCGGAATACAAGCTCAGTGATGAGGTTAAGGGGGCCGGATTTTCTATTGAAGCAGATGAACTTTCATCTATGGTTCGCAAAAATGACACTAAGAGCTTGTTACACAAAGGTGGAGTTGAAGAAATTGCTAAGAAAGTATCTGTATCTCTCTCTGAAGGCATTCGTTCGAGTGAAGTGCCTACCAGGGAAAAGATATATGGAGAAAATCGTTACACTGAGAAACCAGCCAGAtctttctttatgtttgtttggGAAGCGCTCCATGACATAACCCTTATCATCCTTATGGTGTGCGCTGCGGTATCGATAGGCGTGGGTGTTGCCACAGAAGGATTTCCACAGGGAATGTATGATGGGACGGGGATTTTGCTAAGTATACTCTTGGTTGTCATGGTTACTGCAATCAGTGATTACAAGCAATCTTTGCAGTTCAGAGACTTggatcgagagaagaagaagattattgtCCAGGTCACCAGAGATGGGAACAGACAAGAAATCTCCATTCATGACTTGGTCGTTGGAGATGTAGTTCATCTATCTATTGGGAATCAGGTTCCAGCTGATGGGATTTTTATATCTGGATACAACTTGGAGATAGACGAGTCAAGCTTATCGGGCGAGAGTGAACCGTCACATGTGAGTAGAGAGAAGCCTTTTCTGCTTTCAGGAACCAAAGTTCAAAACGGTTCTGGAAAAATGCTGGTGACATCAGTTGGTATGAGGACTGAGTGGGGAAAATTGATGGAAACGCTGGTTGATGGTGGAGAAGATGAGACTCCTCTGCAGGTGAAGCTCAATGGGGTTGCAACAATAATTGGTAAGATCGGTCTAAGCTTTGCTGTGCTTACGTTTCTGGTATTGTGCATAAGGTTTGTCTTGGAGAAAGCAACATCTGGTAGCTTCACCAACTGGTCATCTGAAGATGCACTGACGCTACTTGACTACTTTGCAATCTCGGTAACTATCATTGTCGTTGCCGTACCCGAAGGTTTGCCACTGGCAGTGACCTTAAGTTTGGCATTTGCTATGAAGAAGCTGATGAGTGACAGGGCACTTGTGAGACATCTTGCTGCATGCGAGACCATGGGTTCTTCTACTTGCATCTGCACTGACAAGACAGGGACCTTGACTACTAATCACATGGTGGTCAACAAAGTATGGATCTGTGATAAGGTTCAAGAGAGGCAAGAGGGAAGTGGAGAAAGCTTTCAGTTAGAACTACCAGAAGAAGTTCAGAGTATTCTTTTGCAGGGCATATTTCAGAACACTGGTTCTGAAGTTGTTAAGGATAAAGATGGAACCACTCAGATCCTAGGATCCCCGACGGAAAGAGCAATACTCGAATTCGGTTTGCTTTTAGGTGGTGATTTTGGCGCACAACGCAAAGAGCATAAGATACTCAAGATTGATCCGTTCAATTCagacaagaagaaaatgtcTGTTCTTATAGCTCTTCCTAGAGGTGGTGCACGAGCTTTCTGCAAAGGCGCATCTGAAATAGTGTTGAAAATGTGCGAGAATGTTGTGGATTCGAGTGGAGAATCTGTTCCACTGAATGAAGAACGGATTACGAGTATCTCTGATATCATAGAGGGTTTTGCTTCAGAGGCTCTGAGGACTCTCTGCTTGGTTTACAAAGATCTAGATGAAGCTCCTAGTGGAGATCTCCCTGATGGAGGCTATACAATGATAGCAGTTGTTGGTATCAAAGATCCAGTACGTCCGGGTGTTAGGGAAGCCGTTCAGACTTGTCAAGCTGCTGGAATCACTGTCCGTATGGTCACTGGAGATAACATAAGCACAGCCAAAGCAATTGCTAAAGAATGTGGCATATTTACTGAAGGAGGTTTAGCTATAGAAGGTTCAGAATTCCGGGATTTGTCTCCTCACGAAATGAGGAACATTATCCCCAAAATTCAG GTAATGGCTCGGTCTCTGCCACTGGACAAACATACGTTAGTCAGCAACTTGAGGAAAATCGGAGAGGTAGTTGCAGTGACTGGGGATGGGACAAACGATGCTCCTGCATTGCATGAAGCAGACATTGGACTTGCAATGGGAATAGCTGGAACAGAG GTTGCAAAAGAGAATGCTGATGTGATCATCATGGACGATAACTTTAAAACAATAGTAAATGTAGCTAGATGGGGACGTGctgtatatataaacattcaAAAGTTTGTTCAGTTCCAGCTAACGGTTAATGTTGTCGCTCTGATCATCAACTTCGTCTCTGCTTGCATCACAG GATCTGCTCCACTCACTGCTGTGCAACTGCTTTGGGTCAACATGATCATGGACACACTCGGTGCATTGGCTCTAGCAACAGAACCTCCCAATGAAGGTTTAATGAAACGTGCACCAATCGCTAGAACTTCTAGCTTCATCACCAAAACCATGTGGAGAAACATAGCCGGTCAAAGCGTTTACCAGTTGATTGTCTTGGGAATTCTCAATTTCGCAGGCAAGTCAATTCTCAAACTTGATGGGCCTGACTCCACAGCCATTCTCAACACAGTCATCTTCAACTCCTTTGTCTTTTGCCAG GTATTCAATGAGATCAATAGCCGGGAGATAGAGAAGATAAATGTGTTCAAAGGAATGTTCAGTAGCTGGGTCTTCACATGGGTAATGACAGTGACGGTTGTGTTCCAAGTGATCATAGTAGAGTTTCTTGGAGCATTTGCTAGCACCGTTCCGCTGAGCTGGCAACATTGGTTATTATCAATCTTGATAGGATCATTGAGCATGATTGTAGCGGTTATCCTCAAATGCATACCAGTGGAGTCTTGTGACCATCACGATGGCTACGACCTGCTTCCTTCTGGtccttcttcttccaactcTGCCTGA
- the LOC104793071 gene encoding uncharacterized protein LOC104793071: MIEAVLGKELEKKKKTRRKLNPIMKRGLKAVEDGGLVKILQFEIRHEISHPRFQGAETGSLGDFKLDWDSPESQDVVLRREFDSGEEVVVSALLKREPIIIEDDDDLVFPREALAKVCIKKPGLSSILHFGCRVFETGSGRSDFAVERACFTRSLVSASSSTYRDNSSGQWILH; encoded by the exons ATGATAGAAGCAGTTTTGGGGaaagagttagaaaaaaaaaaaaaaactcgaaggAAGTTGAATCCGATTATGAAACGAGGATTGAAAGCTGTCGAAGATGGTGGTTTGGTGAAGATCCTCCAATTTGAAATTCGTCACGAAATCTCTCACCCTCGTTTCCAG gGTGCTGAGACTGGTTCTCTTGGAGATTTCAAGCTGGATTGGGATTCCCCTGAGAGCCAAGATGTTGTTCTGAGGAGAGAGTTTGATTCAGGCGAGGAGGTTGTGGTCTCTGCTTTACTGAAGCGAGAACCAATAATaatagaagatgatgatgatctagTGTTTCCTAGGGAAGCTCTTGCCAAAGTGTGTATCAAAAAGCCTGGACTCAGCTCTATCTTGCACTTTGGTTGCCGCGTTTTCGAAACAGGATCTGGACGTTCTGATTTCGCCGTCGAGAGAGCCTGCTTTACTCGCTCTTTAGtgtctgcttcttcttctacttataGGGATAACTCCTCAG gcCAGTGGATTTTACACTAA